The proteins below come from a single Kosakonia sp. SMBL-WEM22 genomic window:
- the nth gene encoding endonuclease III → MNKAKRLEILTRLRENNPHPTTELNFTSPFELLIAVLLSAQATDVSVNKATALLYPVANTPQAMLELGVDGVKQYIKTIGLYNSKAENVIKTCRILLEKHGGDVPEDRAALEALPGVGRKTANVVLNTAFGWPTIAVDTHIFRVSNRTRFAPGKNVEEVEEKLLKVVPAEFKVDCHHWLILHGRYTCIARKPRCGSCIIEDLCEYDSKTD, encoded by the coding sequence ATGAATAAAGCGAAACGCCTCGAAATCCTCACCCGGCTGCGGGAGAACAACCCGCATCCGACCACCGAACTGAACTTCACCTCGCCCTTTGAGCTGCTCATCGCCGTGCTGCTTTCAGCCCAGGCGACGGATGTCAGCGTCAATAAAGCGACGGCGCTGCTCTACCCGGTTGCCAATACGCCGCAGGCGATGCTGGAGCTGGGCGTCGATGGCGTGAAGCAGTACATCAAAACCATCGGCCTTTACAACAGCAAAGCGGAGAACGTCATTAAGACCTGCCGAATTCTGCTGGAAAAACATGGCGGTGACGTGCCGGAAGATCGTGCCGCGCTGGAAGCGTTACCGGGCGTCGGGCGTAAAACCGCCAACGTGGTACTGAATACCGCCTTTGGCTGGCCGACTATCGCCGTCGATACCCATATTTTCCGCGTCTCAAACCGCACGCGCTTTGCGCCGGGGAAAAATGTCGAAGAGGTGGAGGAGAAGTTGCTGAAAGTGGTGCCGGCAGAGTTCAAGGTCGACTGCCATCACTGGCTTATTCTGCACGGGCGATACACCTGCATCGCCCGTAAGCCCCGCTGCGGCTCCTGCATTATTGAAGATTTGTGCGAATACGACAGCAAGACCGATTAA
- the rsxB gene encoding electron transport complex subunit RsxB: protein MNAITIAVAVLSVLGLLFGLILGYASRRFAVEDDPVVERIDEVLPQSQCGQCGYPGCRPYAEAVGTQGEKINRCAPGGEAVMQKIATLLNVDPQPIDGDAEAQEPVRMLAIIDESNCIGCTKCIQACPVDAIVGATRAMHTVISDLCTGCNLCVDPCPTQCIDLRPVAPTTQNWKWDLHTIPVRTIPVEHHA from the coding sequence ATGAATGCGATAACCATCGCCGTTGCAGTCCTGAGCGTACTTGGGCTGCTGTTCGGCCTGATCCTCGGTTACGCCTCGCGCCGTTTTGCGGTCGAGGACGATCCGGTTGTTGAACGTATTGATGAAGTGCTGCCGCAGAGCCAGTGTGGGCAGTGCGGCTACCCCGGCTGTCGCCCCTACGCCGAAGCGGTGGGCACCCAGGGTGAAAAGATCAACCGCTGTGCCCCCGGTGGCGAAGCGGTGATGCAGAAAATCGCCACGCTGTTGAACGTCGACCCGCAGCCGATTGACGGCGATGCTGAAGCGCAGGAGCCGGTGCGTATGCTTGCCATCATTGATGAAAGCAACTGCATTGGCTGCACAAAATGCATTCAGGCCTGCCCGGTCGACGCCATCGTCGGCGCAACCCGCGCCATGCATACGGTGATAAGCGATCTCTGCACCGGCTGTAATCTTTGTGTGGACCCGTGCCCGACGCAGTGTATCGACCTGCGCCCGGTTGCGCCAACCACGCAGAACTGGAAATGGGATCTGCACACCATTCCGGTGCGCACTATTCCCGTGGAGCACCATGCTTAA
- a CDS encoding DUF2569 domain-containing protein, whose product MTTTPAERIGGWLLAPLAWLLVALLSTSLALMLYVTALLTPHALTALMSQPAKEMLLLIFSFVFAAALWCYTLWLVIAFFKRRSLVPKHYIIWLLVCVLLAIKAFAFSPVSDAMAVRQLIFPLLAAALFVPYFKRAVRVKKTFINP is encoded by the coding sequence ATGACAACAACACCCGCAGAACGTATCGGAGGCTGGTTACTCGCCCCTCTGGCCTGGTTGCTGGTTGCGTTATTAAGCACCTCGCTGGCGTTAATGCTCTATGTCACCGCCCTGTTAACGCCACATGCACTTACCGCATTGATGTCGCAGCCGGCAAAAGAGATGCTGCTATTGATCTTCTCATTCGTTTTTGCCGCCGCACTCTGGTGCTATACGCTCTGGTTGGTTATCGCCTTTTTTAAACGCCGTAGCCTGGTACCAAAACACTACATCATCTGGCTGCTGGTCTGCGTTTTGCTGGCGATAAAAGCCTTTGCTTTTTCACCAGTTTCCGATGCGATGGCGGTCCGTCAGCTGATCTTCCCTTTGCTGGCGGCGGCGCTGTTTGTGCCTTACTTCAAGCGCGCGGTGCGCGTGAAGAAGACCTTTATTAACCCGTAA
- the gstA gene encoding glutathione transferase GstA, whose protein sequence is MKLFYKPGACSLASHIALREAGEEITLISVDLMKKRLEDGEDFFAINPKGQVPALLLDDNTLITEGVAIMQYVADNAPQSQLLPAVGTLPRYKALEWLNYIATELHKGFTPLFRPDTPEEYKPTVRAQLEKKLHYVNDALSGNGWIAGEHFTLADGYLFTVLRWAHAVKLDMSGLGNIEAYMARVSARPAVAAALSAEGIA, encoded by the coding sequence ATGAAACTGTTCTACAAGCCAGGTGCCTGCTCACTCGCCTCCCATATCGCGCTGCGCGAAGCTGGAGAAGAGATTACTCTTATCAGCGTCGATCTGATGAAAAAACGTCTGGAAGATGGCGAAGACTTTTTCGCCATTAACCCAAAAGGGCAGGTTCCCGCGCTGCTGCTGGATGACAATACGCTTATCACCGAAGGCGTCGCCATCATGCAGTACGTTGCAGATAACGCGCCGCAAAGCCAGCTGCTGCCGGCTGTTGGCACGCTTCCGCGCTACAAGGCGCTGGAGTGGTTGAACTATATCGCTACCGAGCTGCACAAGGGCTTCACCCCGCTGTTCCGCCCGGATACACCGGAAGAGTACAAACCGACCGTACGCGCACAGCTGGAGAAGAAGCTGCACTACGTTAACGACGCCCTGAGCGGTAACGGCTGGATTGCCGGTGAGCACTTCACCCTTGCCGATGGCTATCTCTTTACCGTGCTGCGCTGGGCGCATGCGGTAAAACTCGATATGAGTGGTCTTGGCAATATTGAAGCCTATATGGCACGCGTGTCGGCACGCCCGGCAGTAGCTGCGGCGCTCTCTGCGGAAGGTATTGCCTGA
- the rsxC gene encoding electron transport complex subunit RsxC, which translates to MLKLFSAFRKEKLWDFHGGIHPPEMKTQSNGTPLRQLPLANRFVIPLKQHIGTEGELCVSVGDSVLRGQPLTRGRGRMLPVHAPTSGTVVAIAPHATAHPSALPELSVIIEADGEDRWIAREGWQDYRSQSVEALIERIHQFGVAGLGGAGFPTGAKLQGAGDKVDTLIINAAECEPYITADDRLMQDCAAQIMEGVRILAHILQPRQVLIGIEDNKPQAISMMRAVLAGSHDIQLKVIPTKYPSGGAKQLTQILTGKQVPHGGRSSDIGVLMQNVGTAYAVKRAVIDGEPLTERVVTLTGEAVARPGNVWARLGTPVRHLLDYAGFQPSAEQLVIMGGPLMGFTLPWLDVPVVKITNCLLAPSASEMGETQEEKGCIRCSACADACPADLLPQQLYWFSKGQQHDKAIAHNLSDCIECGACAWVCPSNIPLVQYFRQEKAEISAIAEEERRTAEAKARFEARQARLEREKLARQARHKQAAAKPGDEDKQAIEAALSRVKEKQTTAAEPVVVQAGAEPDNREVIAAREARKAEARARQAEKAQQAEAEGDDPRKSAVEAAIARAKARKAEHAQKVAAATEPETTELVDPRKAAVEAAIARAKARKAEQAQKEAPAAESESSEPVDPRKAAVEAAIARAKARKAEQARAQSSAEEASTHTQAANDDPRKAAVAAAIARVQAKKAAQQAVNED; encoded by the coding sequence ATGCTTAAGTTATTTTCCGCATTCCGAAAAGAGAAACTGTGGGATTTCCACGGCGGCATTCATCCGCCGGAGATGAAAACCCAGTCTAACGGTACGCCGCTGCGTCAACTGCCTCTGGCGAACCGTTTTGTCATTCCCTTAAAACAGCATATCGGTACTGAAGGCGAGCTGTGCGTCAGCGTGGGCGATAGCGTTTTGCGCGGTCAGCCACTGACCCGTGGCCGCGGTCGTATGCTGCCGGTGCACGCGCCGACCTCCGGCACCGTTGTAGCGATTGCCCCTCACGCCACCGCACACCCCTCCGCCCTGCCAGAGCTGAGCGTCATTATCGAGGCGGACGGTGAAGATCGCTGGATTGCGCGCGAAGGGTGGCAGGATTATCGCAGCCAGAGCGTTGAGGCGCTGATTGAGCGCATCCATCAGTTCGGCGTTGCCGGGCTGGGCGGCGCTGGCTTCCCGACCGGTGCGAAGCTGCAAGGCGCCGGCGACAAGGTCGACACGCTCATCATCAACGCCGCCGAGTGCGAGCCCTATATCACCGCCGACGATCGGCTGATGCAGGATTGCGCCGCACAGATTATGGAAGGGGTGCGCATCCTCGCGCATATCCTTCAGCCGCGCCAAGTGTTGATCGGCATCGAAGATAACAAACCGCAGGCGATCTCGATGATGCGTGCGGTATTGGCGGGTAGCCACGATATTCAGCTGAAAGTCATTCCGACTAAATACCCCTCCGGTGGTGCAAAGCAGCTGACGCAGATCCTCACCGGCAAGCAGGTGCCCCATGGCGGACGCTCGTCCGATATCGGCGTGCTGATGCAGAACGTCGGCACTGCCTACGCGGTAAAGCGCGCGGTGATCGACGGTGAACCGTTAACGGAGCGCGTCGTGACCCTGACCGGTGAAGCGGTTGCCCGGCCAGGCAACGTCTGGGCGCGGCTCGGCACGCCGGTTCGCCACCTGCTCGATTACGCTGGCTTCCAGCCGTCGGCAGAACAGCTAGTGATCATGGGCGGTCCGCTGATGGGCTTTACCCTGCCGTGGCTGGATGTGCCGGTGGTCAAAATTACTAACTGCCTGCTCGCCCCTTCGGCCAGTGAAATGGGCGAAACGCAGGAAGAGAAAGGCTGCATCCGCTGTAGCGCCTGCGCCGACGCCTGTCCGGCGGACTTGCTGCCGCAGCAGCTCTACTGGTTCAGCAAAGGCCAACAGCACGACAAAGCCATCGCACACAATCTCTCTGACTGTATCGAGTGCGGTGCCTGCGCATGGGTTTGCCCGAGCAATATTCCACTGGTGCAATATTTCCGCCAGGAGAAAGCGGAGATCTCCGCCATCGCCGAGGAAGAGCGACGCACCGCCGAAGCGAAGGCGCGTTTTGAAGCCCGTCAGGCGCGTCTTGAGCGCGAGAAGCTGGCGCGCCAGGCGCGTCATAAGCAGGCCGCCGCGAAGCCTGGCGACGAGGATAAGCAGGCGATTGAAGCAGCGCTTTCCCGCGTGAAAGAGAAACAGACTACTGCCGCAGAGCCGGTGGTGGTGCAGGCTGGCGCCGAGCCGGATAACCGTGAAGTGATTGCTGCCCGTGAAGCGCGTAAAGCCGAGGCGCGCGCGCGTCAGGCGGAAAAAGCGCAGCAGGCTGAGGCTGAGGGCGACGATCCGCGCAAATCCGCTGTTGAAGCAGCGATTGCCCGCGCCAAAGCCCGTAAAGCCGAACATGCGCAGAAAGTCGCTGCCGCTACCGAGCCGGAAACCACCGAACTGGTTGATCCGCGCAAAGCCGCCGTCGAAGCGGCGATTGCCCGTGCGAAAGCGCGTAAAGCGGAGCAGGCGCAGAAAGAGGCTCCGGCTGCTGAATCAGAAAGCAGCGAGCCGGTCGACCCGCGCAAAGCCGCCGTCGAAGCGGCAATTGCCCGTGCAAAAGCACGAAAAGCAGAGCAGGCCCGCGCGCAGTCCAGCGCAGAAGAGGCCTCCACGCACACCCAGGCTGCCAATGACGATCCGCGTAAAGCGGCGGTCGCAGCGGCCATTGCCCGAGTTCAGGCTAAAAAAGCCGCGCAGCAAGCTGTTAACGAGGATTAA
- a CDS encoding CopD family protein: MNFHPWINAVHIVSAIVWIGGMLMSAMVAQWNLRQKDKSTTVVLLNDVRSWNRRMTSPAMIVLWIAGIAMLVAYGQMPHLWLIVKIVFVVLLSGLHGFLSATLRRLANGEALKRTGALNNATLLLVLFTVVITLLAVVRPF; encoded by the coding sequence ATGAATTTTCATCCGTGGATCAACGCAGTACATATTGTCAGCGCGATTGTCTGGATTGGCGGCATGCTGATGTCAGCCATGGTGGCGCAGTGGAACCTGCGACAGAAAGATAAAAGTACTACCGTGGTTCTGCTCAACGATGTGCGCAGCTGGAACCGCAGAATGACCAGCCCCGCGATGATCGTGCTGTGGATTGCCGGGATCGCCATGCTGGTGGCCTACGGGCAGATGCCGCACCTGTGGTTAATCGTGAAGATTGTGTTTGTGGTGCTGTTATCGGGCCTGCATGGCTTCCTCTCCGCCACGCTGCGCCGTCTGGCGAATGGCGAAGCCCTGAAGCGTACAGGCGCGCTAAACAACGCTACGCTGCTGCTGGTGCTCTTTACCGTGGTGATTACCCTGCTGGCAGTGGTACGCCCCTTCTGA
- the dtpA gene encoding dipeptide/tripeptide permease DtpA, translated as MSTANKPTESVSMNAFKQPKAFYLIFSIELWERFGYYGLQGIMAVYLVKQLGMSESDSITLFSSFSALVYGLVAIGGWLGDKVLGTKRVILLGAIVLALGYALVAWSGHDASIVYMGMAAIAVGNGLFKANPSSLLSTCYEKDDPRLDGAFTMYYMAVNVGSFFSMLATPWLAARFGWSTAFGLSVVGLLITIVNFAFCKRWVKNYGSKPDFEPLRIGYLLATIVGIAVLITIATWLLHNQGIARMVLGVIALGIIAIFAKETFTLQGAARRKMIVAFILMVQAIVFFVLYSQMPTSLNFFAIRNVEHTLFGIAFEPEQYQALNPFWIIIGSPILAAIYNKMGDTLPMPHKFAIGMVLCSGAFLVLPLGTKFASDAGIVSVSWLIASYGLQSIGELMISGLGLAMVAQLVPQRLMGFIMGSWFLTTAGANIIAGYVANQMAIPENVTDPLLSLNIYGSVFLQIGIATAVIALLMVLTAPKLNRMTQSRDDADEASKTATV; from the coding sequence GTGTCAACTGCAAACAAACCAACAGAAAGCGTCAGCATGAACGCTTTCAAACAACCGAAAGCGTTCTATCTCATCTTCTCAATTGAACTGTGGGAACGTTTTGGTTACTACGGCCTGCAAGGAATTATGGCCGTTTACCTGGTTAAGCAACTGGGAATGTCGGAATCAGACTCCATCACGCTCTTCTCATCCTTTAGTGCGCTGGTCTATGGCCTGGTGGCTATCGGCGGCTGGCTGGGCGACAAAGTGCTCGGTACTAAACGTGTGATTTTGCTGGGCGCGATTGTGCTGGCGCTGGGTTATGCGCTGGTCGCATGGTCAGGTCACGATGCCAGCATCGTCTATATGGGCATGGCGGCTATCGCCGTGGGTAACGGCCTGTTTAAAGCCAACCCCTCTTCGCTGCTCTCTACCTGCTATGAGAAGGATGACCCCCGTCTTGATGGCGCATTCACCATGTATTACATGGCGGTGAACGTTGGCTCCTTCTTCTCAATGCTGGCTACGCCGTGGCTTGCTGCCCGCTTTGGCTGGAGCACCGCGTTTGGTTTGAGCGTCGTTGGCCTGCTGATCACCATCGTTAACTTTGCTTTCTGCAAACGCTGGGTGAAAAACTACGGTTCGAAGCCGGACTTTGAACCGCTGCGCATTGGCTACCTGCTGGCAACTATCGTCGGTATTGCGGTGCTGATCACCATCGCCACCTGGCTGCTGCATAACCAGGGTATCGCGCGTATGGTGCTGGGCGTGATCGCACTGGGCATCATCGCCATCTTCGCCAAAGAGACCTTTACCCTGCAGGGCGCGGCGCGTCGTAAGATGATCGTTGCCTTTATCCTGATGGTGCAGGCTATCGTCTTCTTCGTACTCTACAGCCAGATGCCGACCTCTCTGAACTTCTTTGCGATCCGTAACGTTGAACATACCCTGTTCGGCATTGCGTTCGAGCCAGAGCAGTATCAGGCGCTGAACCCGTTCTGGATCATTATCGGCAGCCCGATTCTTGCCGCTATCTATAACAAAATGGGCGATACCCTGCCGATGCCGCACAAGTTTGCCATCGGGATGGTGCTCTGCTCAGGCGCGTTCCTCGTGCTGCCGCTGGGTACCAAATTCGCCTCTGATGCCGGTATTGTTTCCGTGAGCTGGCTGATTGCGAGCTACGGCCTGCAGAGTATCGGTGAGCTGATGATCTCCGGCCTCGGTCTGGCGATGGTCGCGCAGCTGGTGCCGCAGCGTCTGATGGGCTTTATTATGGGTAGCTGGTTCCTGACCACCGCGGGCGCGAATATCATCGCCGGCTATGTGGCCAACCAGATGGCGATCCCGGAGAATGTCACCGATCCGCTGTTGTCTCTGAACATCTACGGTAGCGTCTTCCTGCAGATCGGCATTGCTACTGCGGTGATTGCCCTGCTGATGGTGCTCACTGCGCCGAAGCTGAACCGCATGACGCAGAGCCGTGACGATGCGGATGAAGCGTCCAAAACCGCCACTGTCTAA
- the blr gene encoding division septum protein Blr, whose product MTAIFNRIVELMGWIVLGVSTILLVFASHIDNYQPPEQSVVAQKK is encoded by the coding sequence ATGACCGCAATATTCAATCGGATTGTTGAATTAATGGGCTGGATCGTACTCGGCGTATCAACCATTCTGTTGGTGTTTGCCAGCCATATTGATAATTACCAGCCGCCTGAGCAGAGCGTAGTCGCTCAAAAGAAATAG
- the rsxG gene encoding electron transport complex subunit RsxG translates to MLETMRKHGVTLALFAAGSTGLTAAINQLTKSTIADQAVLQQKALFDQVLPPESYTNALAQSCYVVSDPALGKGPHRVWIAQKEDKPVAAVIESTAPDGYSGAIQLLVGADFSGTVLGVRVTEHHETPGLGDKIELRISNWITYFAGKKIDGPADSHFAVKKDGGDFDQFTGATITPRAVVNAVKRTGIYAMTLPEQLSRLPECGE, encoded by the coding sequence ATGCTAGAGACAATGCGTAAACATGGCGTCACGCTGGCCCTCTTTGCCGCCGGCTCCACCGGCCTGACCGCCGCCATTAACCAGCTGACCAAAAGCACCATCGCAGACCAGGCGGTGTTGCAGCAAAAAGCCCTCTTCGATCAGGTGCTACCGCCTGAGAGCTATACTAACGCGCTGGCGCAGAGCTGTTATGTGGTGAGCGACCCGGCGCTCGGTAAAGGCCCGCATCGCGTGTGGATTGCGCAAAAAGAGGATAAACCGGTGGCAGCGGTGATTGAATCGACCGCGCCGGATGGCTACTCCGGTGCCATCCAGCTGCTGGTCGGCGCGGATTTTAGCGGCACGGTGCTGGGCGTGCGTGTTACTGAACACCATGAAACGCCAGGGCTTGGGGATAAAATCGAGCTGCGCATCAGTAACTGGATCACCTACTTTGCCGGTAAGAAAATCGACGGCCCGGCCGATAGCCACTTCGCCGTGAAGAAAGATGGCGGCGATTTCGATCAGTTTACCGGTGCCACCATCACCCCGCGCGCGGTGGTGAATGCGGTGAAACGCACCGGGATTTACGCCATGACGCTGCCTGAGCAGCTGTCCCGTTTGCCAGAGTGTGGAGAGTAA
- the rsxA gene encoding electron transport complex subunit RsxA translates to MTDYLLLFIGTVLVNNFVLVKFLGLCPFMGVSKKLESAMGMGLATTFVMTMASICSWLIDNWVLIPLNLVYLRTLSFILIIAVVVQFTEMVVRKTSPALYRLLGIFLPLITTNCAVLGVALLNINLGHNFMQSALYGFAAAVGFSLVMVLFAAIRERLAVADVPAPFRGNAIALVTAGLMSLAFMGFSGLVKL, encoded by the coding sequence ATGACAGACTATCTTCTGCTATTTATCGGAACGGTACTGGTCAACAACTTCGTGCTGGTGAAGTTTCTTGGCCTGTGTCCGTTTATGGGCGTTTCCAAAAAGCTGGAAAGCGCAATGGGTATGGGGCTGGCGACCACCTTCGTGATGACCATGGCTTCGATCTGCTCATGGCTTATCGATAACTGGGTGCTGATCCCATTGAACCTTGTTTATCTGCGCACCCTCTCCTTTATTCTGATTATTGCCGTAGTGGTGCAGTTCACCGAGATGGTGGTGCGTAAAACCAGCCCGGCACTCTATCGCCTGCTCGGAATTTTTCTGCCGCTTATCACCACCAACTGCGCGGTGCTCGGCGTCGCCCTGCTCAACATCAACCTTGGGCACAACTTTATGCAGTCGGCGCTCTATGGCTTCGCTGCCGCCGTCGGCTTCTCACTGGTGATGGTGCTGTTCGCCGCGATCCGCGAACGCCTTGCCGTCGCCGATGTTCCCGCGCCGTTTCGCGGTAATGCGATTGCGTTAGTTACCGCGGGCTTAATGTCTCTGGCCTTTATGGGCTTTAGTGGTTTGGTAAAACTGTAA
- a CDS encoding electron transport complex subunit E gives MSEVKEVIVQGLWKNNSALVQLLGMCPLLAVTSTATNALGLGLATTLVLTLTNLFVSLLRRWTPSEIRIPIYVMIIASVVSAVQMLINAYAFGLYQSLGIFIPLIVTNCIVVGRAEAFAAKKGPALSALDGFAIGMGATAAMFVLGSMREILGNGTLFDGADGLLGSWAKGLRIEVFHTDAPFLLAMLPPGAFIGLGMMLAGKYLIDQKMKKRREAAAAAQASDAPETSPGKA, from the coding sequence ATGAGCGAAGTAAAAGAGGTCATTGTCCAGGGGTTGTGGAAAAACAACTCTGCGCTGGTGCAGCTACTCGGCATGTGTCCGCTGCTGGCGGTAACGTCGACGGCCACTAACGCCCTCGGGCTGGGGCTGGCGACCACGCTGGTACTGACCCTGACAAACCTGTTTGTCTCCCTGCTGCGCCGCTGGACGCCGTCGGAGATCCGCATTCCCATCTACGTAATGATCATCGCATCGGTGGTCAGCGCCGTGCAGATGCTGATTAACGCCTATGCTTTTGGCCTCTATCAGTCGCTGGGGATCTTTATTCCACTGATCGTCACCAACTGTATCGTGGTGGGTCGTGCAGAAGCCTTCGCGGCGAAAAAAGGCCCGGCGCTGTCGGCACTGGATGGTTTTGCCATCGGCATGGGGGCGACCGCCGCGATGTTTGTGCTCGGCTCGATGCGTGAAATACTCGGTAACGGCACGCTGTTTGACGGCGCGGATGGTCTGCTGGGAAGCTGGGCCAAAGGGCTGCGCATCGAAGTGTTCCACACGGACGCCCCTTTCCTGCTGGCAATGCTGCCGCCAGGGGCCTTTATCGGCCTGGGCATGATGCTGGCGGGCAAGTACCTAATCGATCAGAAAATGAAAAAACGTCGCGAAGCCGCTGCCGCCGCGCAGGCAAGCGACGCGCCAGAGACATCGCCCGGGAAGGCATAA
- the ydgT gene encoding transcription modulator YdgT, producing the protein MTVQDYLLKFRKISSLESLEKLFDHLNYNLTESNDIINMYRAADHRRAELVSGGRLFDIGCVPRSVWRYVV; encoded by the coding sequence ATGACTGTGCAGGACTATTTATTAAAATTTCGCAAAATCAGTTCGCTTGAAAGCCTGGAAAAGCTCTTTGATCATCTCAACTACAACCTGACGGAGAGCAATGACATTATTAATATGTACCGCGCGGCCGATCACCGTCGCGCAGAGCTGGTTTCTGGCGGGCGATTATTTGACATTGGGTGCGTTCCGCGCTCGGTATGGCGCTACGTAGTCTGA
- the rsxD gene encoding electron transport complex subunit RsxD, with protein MVFRIASSPYTHNQRQTSRIMLLVTLATIPGIAAQLWFFGWGTLIQLILAIVSALLAEGLVLKLRKQSVSTILADNSALLTGLLLAISIPSFAPWWMVVLGTLFAVIIAKQLYGGLGHNPFNPAMIGYVVLLISFPVQMTSWLPPHDIARTVPSLLDAIGVIFTGHSTNGATMDALRMGVDGISQATPLDTFKTSLHAGHSVEQIMQYPIFSGVLAGAGWQWVNLGYLAGGIFLLSQNTIRWHIPVSFLLSLTLCATLGWLFAPQTFLAPQLHLLSGATMLGAFFILTDPVTASTTNKGRLIFGALAGLLVWLIRSFGGYPDGVAFAVLLANITVPLIDYYTRPRVYGHR; from the coding sequence ATGGTTTTCAGAATCGCAAGTTCCCCTTACACCCATAACCAGCGCCAGACCTCGCGCATTATGCTGCTGGTCACGCTGGCGACAATACCGGGCATCGCCGCGCAGCTCTGGTTTTTTGGCTGGGGAACGTTGATCCAGCTTATCCTCGCGATCGTCAGCGCACTGCTGGCTGAAGGGCTGGTGCTGAAGCTGCGTAAACAGTCCGTCAGCACCATTCTGGCGGACAACTCGGCCCTGTTAACCGGCCTGCTGCTCGCCATCAGTATCCCCTCGTTTGCGCCGTGGTGGATGGTGGTGCTGGGTACCCTGTTTGCGGTGATTATTGCCAAGCAACTGTATGGCGGTCTTGGCCATAACCCCTTTAACCCGGCGATGATCGGTTATGTGGTGCTGCTTATCTCCTTCCCGGTGCAGATGACCAGCTGGTTACCGCCCCATGATATTGCGCGCACGGTGCCCAGCTTGCTGGATGCCATCGGGGTGATCTTTACCGGCCACAGCACCAACGGTGCAACGATGGATGCCCTGCGTATGGGCGTTGATGGTATTAGCCAGGCGACGCCGCTCGACACATTCAAGACGTCGCTGCATGCAGGACACAGCGTTGAGCAAATTATGCAGTACCCTATTTTCAGCGGCGTGCTGGCGGGTGCAGGCTGGCAGTGGGTCAACCTCGGCTATCTGGCGGGCGGGATCTTCTTGCTGTCGCAAAACACCATTCGCTGGCATATCCCGGTCAGTTTCCTGCTCTCGCTGACCCTGTGCGCCACCCTTGGCTGGCTCTTCGCTCCGCAGACCTTCTTAGCGCCGCAGCTCCATCTGCTCTCTGGTGCGACGATGCTCGGCGCGTTCTTTATTCTGACGGATCCGGTCACCGCCTCGACCACCAATAAAGGCCGCCTGATCTTCGGCGCGCTGGCCGGTTTACTGGTGTGGCTGATCCGCAGCTTCGGCGGCTACCCGGATGGCGTGGCCTTTGCGGTGCTGCTGGCGAATATTACCGTGCCGCTGATTGATTACTACACGCGCCCGCGCGTGTATGGACACCGTTAA